In Eulemur rufifrons isolate Redbay chromosome 29, OSU_ERuf_1, whole genome shotgun sequence, one DNA window encodes the following:
- the MPLKIP gene encoding M-phase-specific PLK1-interacting protein, with product MQRQNFRPPTPPCPGPGVGGWGSGNSFRGTPGGGGPRPPSPRDGYGSPHHTPPYGPRSRPYGSSHSPRHSGSFPGGRFGSPSPGGYPGCYSKSPAGSQQHFGYSPGQQQTYPQGSPRTSTPFGSGRGREKRMSNELESYFKPSMLEDPWAGLEPVSVVDISQQYSNTQTFTGKKGRYFC from the exons ATGCAGCGTCAGAATTTTCGGCCCCCGACTCCTCCTTGCCCCGGCCCGGGTGTAGGAGGTTGGGGTAGCGGGAACAGCTTCCGGGGTACCCCAGGCGGAGGCGGACCACGGCCGCCCTCCCCTCGGGACGGGTACGGGAGTCCGCACCACACGCCGCCGTACGGGCCCCGGTCTAGGCCCTACGGGAGCAGCCACTCTCCGAGACACAGCGGCAGCTTCCCCGGGGGCCGGTTCGGGTCTCCGTCCCCTGGCGGCTACCCTGGCTGCTACTCCAAGTCCCCCGCGGGGTCTCAGCAGCATTTCGGCTACTCCCCAGGGCAGCAGCAGACCTACCCCCAG GGTTCTCCAAGGACATCTACACCATTTGGATCAGGGCGTggtagagaaaaaagaatgtctAATGAGTTGGAAAGTTATTTCAAGCCTTCAATGCTTGAAGACCCTTGGGCTGGCCTAGAACCAGTATCTGTAGTGGATATAAGCCAACAATACAGCAATACTCAAACATTCACAGGCAAAAAAGGAAGATACTTttgttaa